One window of Globicephala melas chromosome 2, mGloMel1.2, whole genome shotgun sequence genomic DNA carries:
- the UBE3A gene encoding ubiquitin-protein ligase E3A isoform X2: protein MKRAAAKHLIERYYHQLTEGCGNDACTNEFCASCPTFRRMDNNAAAIKALELYKINAKLCDPHPSKKGASSAYLENSKGAPNNCSDMKMNKKDGQGARDDFKDVTYLTEETVYEILELCREREDYSPLIRVIGRVFSSAEALVQSFRKVKQHTKEELKSLQGKDEDKDEDEKEKAACSAAAMEEDSEASSSRISDSSQGDNNLQKLGPDDVSVDIEAIRRVYTRLLSNEKIETAFLNALVYLSPNVECDLTYHNVYSRDPNYLNLFIIVMENRNLHSPEYLEMALPLFCKAMSKLPLAAQGKLVRLWSKYSADQIRRMMETFQQLITYKVISTDFNNRNLVNDDDAIVAASKCLKMVYYANVVGGEVDTNHNEEDDEEPIPESSELTLQELLGEERRNKKGPRVDPLETELAVKTLDCRKPLIPFEEFINEPLNDVLEMDKDYTFFKVETENKFSFMTCPFILNAVTKNLGLYYDNRIRMYSERRITVLYSLVQGQQLNPYLRLKVRRDHIIDDALVRLEMIAMENPADLKKQLYVEFEGEQGVDEGGVSKEFFQLVVEEIFNPDIGMFTYDESTKLFWFNPSSFETEGQFTLIGIVLGLAIYNNCILDVHFPMVVYRKLMGKKGTFLDLGDSHPVLYQSLKDLLEYEGNVEDDMMITFQISQTDLFGNPMMYDLKENGDKIPITNENRKEFVNLYSDYILNKSVEKQFKAFRRGFHMVTNESPLKYLFRPEEIELLICGSRNLDFQALEETTEYDGGYTRDSVVIREFWEIVHSFTDEQKRLFLQFTTGTDRAPVGGLGKLKMIIAKNGPDTERLPTSHTCFNVLLLPEYSSKEKLKERLLKAITYAKGFGML, encoded by the exons GAAGCGAGCAGCTGCAAAACATCTAATAGAACGCTACTACCACCAGTTAACTGAGGGCTGTGGAAATGACGCCTGCACGAATGAGTTTTGTGCTTCCTGTCCAACTTTTCGTCGTATGGATAACAATGCAGCAGCTATTAAAGCCCTTGAGCTTTATAAGATTAATGCAAAACTCTGTGATCCTCATCCCTCCAAGAAAGGAGCAAGCTCAGCTTACCTTGAAAACTCTAAAGGTGCCCCTAACAACTGCTCTGACATGAAAATGAACAAGAAGGATGGACAAGGAGCAAGAGATGATTTTAAAG ATGTGACTTACCTAACAGAAGAGACggtatatgaaattctagaattatGTAGAGAGAGGGAGGATTATTCCCCTTTAATTCGTGTTATTGGAAGAGTTTTTTCTAGTGCTGAGGCATTGGTACAAAGCTTTCGGAAAGTCAAACAACACACCAAGGAAGAACTGAAATCTCTTCAAGGAAAGGATGAAGACAAAGatgaagatgaaaaggaaaaagctgCATGTTCTGCTGCAGCTATGGAAGAAGATTCAGAAGCATCTTCCTCAAGGATAAGTGATAGCTCACAAGGAGATAACAACTTACAAAAATTAGGTCCTGACGATGTGTCTGTGGATATTGAGGCCATTAGAAGGGTCTACACCAGATTGCTCtctaatgaaaaaatagaaactgcCTTTCTCAATGCACTTGTGTATTTGTCACCTAATGTGGAATGTGACTTGACATATCACAATGTATACTCCCGAGATCCTAATTATCTGAATTTATTCATTATTGTCATGGAGAATAGAAATCTCCACAGTCCTGAATATCTGGAAATGGCTTTGCCACTGTTTTGCAAAGCAATGAGTAAGCTACCCCTTGCAGCCCAAGGAAAACTGGTCAGACTGTGGTCTAAATACAGCGCAGACCAGATTCGGAGAATGATGGAAACATTTCAACAGCTTATTACATACAAAGTCATAAGCACTGACTTTAACAATCGAAATCTAGTGAACGATGATGATGCTATTGTTGCTGCTTCCAAGTGCTTGAAAATGGTTTACTATGCAAATGTAGTGGGAGGGGAAGTGGACACAAATCATAATGAAGAAGATGATGAAGAGCCCATTCCTGAGTCCAGTGAATTGACACTTCAGGAGCTAttgggagaagaaagaaggaacaaGAAAGGTCCTCGAGTGGACCCACTAGAAACTGAACTTGCTGTTAAAACTCTGGATTGTCGAAAACCACTTATCCCTTTTGAAGAGTTTATTAATGAACCACTGAATGATGTTCTAGAAATGGATAAAGATTATACTTTTTTCAAagtagaaacagagaacaaattCTCTTTTATGACATGTCCCTTTATATTGAATGCTGTCACAAAGAATTTGGGATTGTATTATGACAATAGAATTCGCATGTACAGTGAACGAAGAATCACTGTTCTCTACAGCTTAGTTCAAGGACAGCAGTTGAATCCATATTTGAGACTCAAAGTCAGACGTGACCACATCATAGATGATGCCCTCGTCCGG CTAGAGATGATCGCTATGGAAAATCCTGCAGACTTGAAGAAACAGTTGTATGTGGAATTTGAAGGAGAACAAGGAGTTGATGAGGGAGGTGTTTCCAAAGAATTTTTTCAGCTGGTTGTGGAGGAAATCTTCAATCCAGatattg GTATGTTCACGTATGATGAATCTACAAAATTGTTTTGGTTTAATCCATCCTCTTTTGAAACTGAGGGTCAGTTCACTCTGATTGGCATAGTACTGGGTCTGGCTATTTACAATAACTGTATACTGGATGTACATTTTCCCATGGTTGTCTACAGGAAGctaatggggaaaaaaggaactTTTCTTGACCTGGGAGACTCGCACCCT GTTCTATATCAGAGTTTAAAAGACTTACTGGAGTATGAAGGGAATGTGGAAGATGATATGATGATCACTTTCCAGATATCTCAGACGGATCTTTTTGGTAATCCAATGATGTATGATCTAAAGGAAAATGGTGATAAAATTCCAATTACAAATGAAAACAGGAag GAATTTGTCAATCTCTATTCTGACTACATTCTCAATAAATCAGTAGAAAAACAGTTCAAGGCTTTTCGGAGAGGTTTTCATATGGTGACCAATGAATCTCCTTTAAAGTACTTATTCAGACCAGAGGAAATTgaattgcttatatgtggaagccGG AATCTAGATTTCCAAGCACTAGAAGAAACTACAGAATATGACGGTGGCTATACCAGGGACTCTGTTGTGATTAG GGAGTTCTGGGAAATCGTTCATTCATTTACAGATGAGCAGAAAAGACTCTTCTTGCAGTTTACAACGGGCACAGACAGGGCACCTGTGGGCGGACTaggaaaattaaagatgattataGCCAAAAATGGCCCAGACACAGAAAG GTTACCTACATCTCATACTTGCTTTAATGTCCTTTTACTTCCGGAATATTCAAGCAAAGAAAAACTTAAAGAGAGATTGTTGAAGGCCATCACTTATGCCAAAGGATTTGGCAtgctgtaa
- the UBE3A gene encoding ubiquitin-protein ligase E3A isoform X1 — MATACKRSSGEPQSDDIEASRMKRAAAKHLIERYYHQLTEGCGNDACTNEFCASCPTFRRMDNNAAAIKALELYKINAKLCDPHPSKKGASSAYLENSKGAPNNCSDMKMNKKDGQGARDDFKDVTYLTEETVYEILELCREREDYSPLIRVIGRVFSSAEALVQSFRKVKQHTKEELKSLQGKDEDKDEDEKEKAACSAAAMEEDSEASSSRISDSSQGDNNLQKLGPDDVSVDIEAIRRVYTRLLSNEKIETAFLNALVYLSPNVECDLTYHNVYSRDPNYLNLFIIVMENRNLHSPEYLEMALPLFCKAMSKLPLAAQGKLVRLWSKYSADQIRRMMETFQQLITYKVISTDFNNRNLVNDDDAIVAASKCLKMVYYANVVGGEVDTNHNEEDDEEPIPESSELTLQELLGEERRNKKGPRVDPLETELAVKTLDCRKPLIPFEEFINEPLNDVLEMDKDYTFFKVETENKFSFMTCPFILNAVTKNLGLYYDNRIRMYSERRITVLYSLVQGQQLNPYLRLKVRRDHIIDDALVRLEMIAMENPADLKKQLYVEFEGEQGVDEGGVSKEFFQLVVEEIFNPDIGMFTYDESTKLFWFNPSSFETEGQFTLIGIVLGLAIYNNCILDVHFPMVVYRKLMGKKGTFLDLGDSHPVLYQSLKDLLEYEGNVEDDMMITFQISQTDLFGNPMMYDLKENGDKIPITNENRKEFVNLYSDYILNKSVEKQFKAFRRGFHMVTNESPLKYLFRPEEIELLICGSRNLDFQALEETTEYDGGYTRDSVVIREFWEIVHSFTDEQKRLFLQFTTGTDRAPVGGLGKLKMIIAKNGPDTERLPTSHTCFNVLLLPEYSSKEKLKERLLKAITYAKGFGML, encoded by the exons GAAGCGAGCAGCTGCAAAACATCTAATAGAACGCTACTACCACCAGTTAACTGAGGGCTGTGGAAATGACGCCTGCACGAATGAGTTTTGTGCTTCCTGTCCAACTTTTCGTCGTATGGATAACAATGCAGCAGCTATTAAAGCCCTTGAGCTTTATAAGATTAATGCAAAACTCTGTGATCCTCATCCCTCCAAGAAAGGAGCAAGCTCAGCTTACCTTGAAAACTCTAAAGGTGCCCCTAACAACTGCTCTGACATGAAAATGAACAAGAAGGATGGACAAGGAGCAAGAGATGATTTTAAAG ATGTGACTTACCTAACAGAAGAGACggtatatgaaattctagaattatGTAGAGAGAGGGAGGATTATTCCCCTTTAATTCGTGTTATTGGAAGAGTTTTTTCTAGTGCTGAGGCATTGGTACAAAGCTTTCGGAAAGTCAAACAACACACCAAGGAAGAACTGAAATCTCTTCAAGGAAAGGATGAAGACAAAGatgaagatgaaaaggaaaaagctgCATGTTCTGCTGCAGCTATGGAAGAAGATTCAGAAGCATCTTCCTCAAGGATAAGTGATAGCTCACAAGGAGATAACAACTTACAAAAATTAGGTCCTGACGATGTGTCTGTGGATATTGAGGCCATTAGAAGGGTCTACACCAGATTGCTCtctaatgaaaaaatagaaactgcCTTTCTCAATGCACTTGTGTATTTGTCACCTAATGTGGAATGTGACTTGACATATCACAATGTATACTCCCGAGATCCTAATTATCTGAATTTATTCATTATTGTCATGGAGAATAGAAATCTCCACAGTCCTGAATATCTGGAAATGGCTTTGCCACTGTTTTGCAAAGCAATGAGTAAGCTACCCCTTGCAGCCCAAGGAAAACTGGTCAGACTGTGGTCTAAATACAGCGCAGACCAGATTCGGAGAATGATGGAAACATTTCAACAGCTTATTACATACAAAGTCATAAGCACTGACTTTAACAATCGAAATCTAGTGAACGATGATGATGCTATTGTTGCTGCTTCCAAGTGCTTGAAAATGGTTTACTATGCAAATGTAGTGGGAGGGGAAGTGGACACAAATCATAATGAAGAAGATGATGAAGAGCCCATTCCTGAGTCCAGTGAATTGACACTTCAGGAGCTAttgggagaagaaagaaggaacaaGAAAGGTCCTCGAGTGGACCCACTAGAAACTGAACTTGCTGTTAAAACTCTGGATTGTCGAAAACCACTTATCCCTTTTGAAGAGTTTATTAATGAACCACTGAATGATGTTCTAGAAATGGATAAAGATTATACTTTTTTCAAagtagaaacagagaacaaattCTCTTTTATGACATGTCCCTTTATATTGAATGCTGTCACAAAGAATTTGGGATTGTATTATGACAATAGAATTCGCATGTACAGTGAACGAAGAATCACTGTTCTCTACAGCTTAGTTCAAGGACAGCAGTTGAATCCATATTTGAGACTCAAAGTCAGACGTGACCACATCATAGATGATGCCCTCGTCCGG CTAGAGATGATCGCTATGGAAAATCCTGCAGACTTGAAGAAACAGTTGTATGTGGAATTTGAAGGAGAACAAGGAGTTGATGAGGGAGGTGTTTCCAAAGAATTTTTTCAGCTGGTTGTGGAGGAAATCTTCAATCCAGatattg GTATGTTCACGTATGATGAATCTACAAAATTGTTTTGGTTTAATCCATCCTCTTTTGAAACTGAGGGTCAGTTCACTCTGATTGGCATAGTACTGGGTCTGGCTATTTACAATAACTGTATACTGGATGTACATTTTCCCATGGTTGTCTACAGGAAGctaatggggaaaaaaggaactTTTCTTGACCTGGGAGACTCGCACCCT GTTCTATATCAGAGTTTAAAAGACTTACTGGAGTATGAAGGGAATGTGGAAGATGATATGATGATCACTTTCCAGATATCTCAGACGGATCTTTTTGGTAATCCAATGATGTATGATCTAAAGGAAAATGGTGATAAAATTCCAATTACAAATGAAAACAGGAag GAATTTGTCAATCTCTATTCTGACTACATTCTCAATAAATCAGTAGAAAAACAGTTCAAGGCTTTTCGGAGAGGTTTTCATATGGTGACCAATGAATCTCCTTTAAAGTACTTATTCAGACCAGAGGAAATTgaattgcttatatgtggaagccGG AATCTAGATTTCCAAGCACTAGAAGAAACTACAGAATATGACGGTGGCTATACCAGGGACTCTGTTGTGATTAG GGAGTTCTGGGAAATCGTTCATTCATTTACAGATGAGCAGAAAAGACTCTTCTTGCAGTTTACAACGGGCACAGACAGGGCACCTGTGGGCGGACTaggaaaattaaagatgattataGCCAAAAATGGCCCAGACACAGAAAG GTTACCTACATCTCATACTTGCTTTAATGTCCTTTTACTTCCGGAATATTCAAGCAAAGAAAAACTTAAAGAGAGATTGTTGAAGGCCATCACTTATGCCAAAGGATTTGGCAtgctgtaa